Genomic DNA from Paenibacillus donghaensis:
TGAATTAACGGAAGATGAGCAGTGGGCGAAGATTAATCAAGGACAACAGATTGCCCGGCAATATTGGGGTTAATATTTAACTTAGTTAAATAAGGGAGCTTCCCATTCTTAGACTGTCGACGGTATTGTCGGCGGTCTTTTTGTATGAACAGAAGGAGAAGGATGGATACAGCAGATCAGAGGAACAGATATACAGAAAAAGGGGATAAATGTATAATCAATAACCGGAAGATGATAGATACGAGGAGGAAGAATCTTGATAAACAGAATTTTAATTATAGATGATGATAAGGAATTATGTGCTTTGATCAGGCAGTGTGTGGCGGCTGAACGTATAGATGCAGATAGCTGCTATTCTGGCGTTGAGGGACTGACCATGCTCGATAAGAATGACTATCAGCTCATCCTTCTGGATGTGATGATGCCGGGAATGGACGGTTTCCAGACAATGATGACAATACGCCAACAAAGCAGCATTCCCATTCTGATGCTAACTTCTAAACATGACAATACCTCAAAAGTCCGCGGGCTTCGCTCCGGTGCAGATGATTATCTGACCAAGCCCTTTGATATGGAAGAATTGATTGCCCGTGTGGTTTCCCTGATACGCCGATACACACGCTTCAATCTGACGGGAGAGCATTCACATCCGCTGGCCTATCAAGGGCTGACCATAGACTTAGATAGCCGGAGCGTAACCTCACTGCATGGTACGTTTGAATTACCGCCGAAAGAATTTGACCTGTTGCTGTTCTGCGCCAAAAACCAAGGAAGAATCCTGACGAAGCAGCAGATTTACGAGGAAGTTTGGGGCGAGTCATACCTTTTTGATGATAGCAACATTATGGCCATTATCAGCCGCCTCCGTAAAAAGATTGAACCTGACACTGGCACACCATTTTATATCCAGACGGTAAAGGGGATTGGTTATCGTTTTAACAAGGAGGTGTAGGCCGTGATTCTCAATGTAGCTTTGGGCATATTATTTTGCCTTGCAGTCCTCTTCGGTATTACCTGTATGTCCGTACTGATTGGTGTTAAGCGGCAGCTTAAGGACATGATGGATGCCTTGAATGATATTGAGTCCGGAAACGGTAATCGGAGAATTCTTGCCGCAAACAATGAGTTGACCGCAGATCTGGCCTATAAAATCAATGGGATAATTTATCGCTATGAAGGTCAGCTCTCACAGCTCAGAGTAGCGGAAGAAACCAATCGTCAGATGATGACCAGTCTTTCTCATGATGTAAGGACGCCGCTTACTACTTTGATCGGATATATGGATGCAGTTCACAGAGGGATTATAGCTGGCAAAGAGCGGGAGGATTATCTTGAGATTGCAAGACGAAAGGCTCATGACCTGAAAGACTATATAGATATTCTATTCGATTGGTTTAAATTGAACTCAAGTGAGTTTGCCTTATCCATAGAGCAGGTGGAGATTGGGGAGCTGACAAGAAATATTCTGAAGGACTGGATACCTGTTTTTGAGGAAAATCATTTGGAGTACCAAATAGAAATTCCGGAAAAGCCGCTGCTTGCCAAAGTAGATCTGGACGGATATGCCCGCATTGTTAACAATTTGATTCAAAACGTCATTACCCATAGTCAGGCGGTGCAGATTAAAATTGAAATAGCAGAAAAGGAAACGGAAATTGAAATTTACATAGAGGATAATGGAATTGGAATTGAGAAAACCGATTTGCAGCACATCTTTAATAGGTTATATAAATGCGATAAAGGCCGTTCTGATAAGGGAAGTGGATTGGGATTGTCCATTGTCAGGCAGATGGTTGAAAAAATGAACGGCAGAATTACTGTTCAAAGCGAACCCCATCAATATACTGTTTTTACTGTCTATCTATGCAAATTGCAAGGTTAATGCAAGTTAGCGGCAAGGTTAATGCAAGATTGGGGTGATAGACTTATTATCAACAAGGAAAGGAGGTTGTTAAGCTTGAGTGATTTCATAATTGAAACAAACCATCTTACCAAACAATATGGCGAGCAGAAAAGCGTGGCTAACTTGAATATCCATGTAAAAAAAGGCCGCATCTATGGTCTGCTTGGACGAAATGGAGCAGGGAAAACCACAGCAATGAAAATGCTGCTGAATCTGACTAGACCTACTTCTGGAGAGGTTCGGATTTTTGGCAAAAATATTCAGGGGAATGAAAAGAAAATCCTGCCCCGCATTGGCAGCTTAATTGAAGCACCGGGGTTTTATCCGAATTTGACAGGTACAGAAAACCTGAAAATCTTTGCACAGCTTAGAGGTGTTTCCAAGCGTAATGCCGTTCAAAGTGCATTGGAAGTTGTGGGACTGCCATACGGAGATAAAAAGCTGTTCTCTCAGTACTCCCTTGGTATGAAGCAGCGCTTGGCCATTGCTCTTGCCATTATGCACGATCCGGAGCTGCTGATTTTGGATGAGCCGATCAATGGGCTGGATCCCATCGGGATTGCCGAGGTGCGTTCGTTTATCCGGG
This window encodes:
- a CDS encoding response regulator transcription factor, coding for MINRILIIDDDKELCALIRQCVAAERIDADSCYSGVEGLTMLDKNDYQLILLDVMMPGMDGFQTMMTIRQQSSIPILMLTSKHDNTSKVRGLRSGADDYLTKPFDMEELIARVVSLIRRYTRFNLTGEHSHPLAYQGLTIDLDSRSVTSLHGTFELPPKEFDLLLFCAKNQGRILTKQQIYEEVWGESYLFDDSNIMAIISRLRKKIEPDTGTPFYIQTVKGIGYRFNKEV
- a CDS encoding sensor histidine kinase; amino-acid sequence: MILNVALGILFCLAVLFGITCMSVLIGVKRQLKDMMDALNDIESGNGNRRILAANNELTADLAYKINGIIYRYEGQLSQLRVAEETNRQMMTSLSHDVRTPLTTLIGYMDAVHRGIIAGKEREDYLEIARRKAHDLKDYIDILFDWFKLNSSEFALSIEQVEIGELTRNILKDWIPVFEENHLEYQIEIPEKPLLAKVDLDGYARIVNNLIQNVITHSQAVQIKIEIAEKETEIEIYIEDNGIGIEKTDLQHIFNRLYKCDKGRSDKGSGLGLSIVRQMVEKMNGRITVQSEPHQYTVFTVYLCKLQG
- a CDS encoding ABC transporter ATP-binding protein, which codes for MSDFIIETNHLTKQYGEQKSVANLNIHVKKGRIYGLLGRNGAGKTTAMKMLLNLTRPTSGEVRIFGKNIQGNEKKILPRIGSLIEAPGFYPNLTGTENLKIFAQLRGVSKRNAVQSALEVVGLPYGDKKLFSQYSLGMKQRLAIALAIMHDPELLILDEPINGLDPIGIAEVRSFIRELCDVKGKTILISSHILSEISLLVDDIGIIDHGVLLEEESLAELEEKNGKYIHFVVSDTAQAARIIERSFGVNNFTVENDHSLRLYTNNLSVAALNRTFIENGLEVSEAHICEDTLEDYFKRITGGEGIA